Proteins from a single region of Streptomyces sp. Tu 3180:
- a CDS encoding styrene monooxygenase/indole monooxygenase family protein — MRKILVVGAGQSGLQLALGLQSHGYEVTLMSNRTADEIRTGRVMSTQCMFHTALQHERDLQLNFWESQAPKIQGLGVSVAAPGSHDPGPTQRAIDWLGRLDGFAQSVDQRVKMAGWMETFAQRGGQLVIHGAAVGDLDYFSRTYDLVLVSAGKGELVQMFGRDASRSPYSEPQRALAVAYVHGLGPRPEHPDTEAVRCNLVPGVGEMFIMPTFTTSGRADILFWEGIPGGPLDVFKDVKDPSEHLSLTLELMEKFLPWEYARATKVELTDAGGTLAGRYAPTVRNPIGRLPGGGAVLGVADVVVANDPITGQGSNSASKCAAAYLASIIEHGDKPFDEEWMQQTFDRYWETAQHVTKWTNTMLAPPPEHVLNLIGAAGQIQPVADRFANGFNNPADFENFFYDPKKTEAYLMEASGATGA; from the coding sequence ATGCGGAAGATACTCGTCGTCGGAGCCGGCCAGTCCGGCCTCCAGCTCGCCCTCGGCCTCCAGTCGCACGGGTACGAGGTCACCCTGATGTCCAACCGGACGGCGGACGAGATCCGCACCGGACGGGTGATGTCGACGCAGTGCATGTTCCACACCGCCCTGCAGCACGAGCGTGATCTCCAGCTGAACTTCTGGGAGTCCCAGGCCCCGAAGATCCAGGGGCTCGGCGTCTCGGTCGCGGCCCCCGGCTCGCACGACCCGGGCCCGACGCAGCGGGCGATCGACTGGCTGGGCAGGCTCGACGGGTTCGCGCAGTCGGTCGACCAGCGGGTGAAGATGGCCGGCTGGATGGAGACGTTCGCCCAGCGCGGCGGCCAGCTGGTCATCCACGGCGCGGCGGTCGGCGACCTCGACTACTTCTCGCGTACGTACGACCTCGTGCTCGTCTCGGCGGGCAAGGGCGAACTCGTGCAGATGTTCGGCCGCGACGCGTCCCGCTCCCCGTACAGCGAGCCGCAGCGCGCCCTCGCGGTGGCCTACGTCCACGGGCTGGGCCCGCGCCCGGAGCACCCGGACACGGAGGCGGTCCGCTGCAACCTGGTCCCCGGGGTCGGCGAGATGTTCATCATGCCGACGTTCACCACCTCGGGCCGCGCCGACATCCTGTTCTGGGAGGGCATACCCGGCGGCCCGCTGGACGTCTTCAAGGACGTCAAGGACCCGTCGGAGCACCTCTCCCTGACCCTGGAACTCATGGAGAAGTTCCTCCCCTGGGAGTACGCGCGGGCCACCAAGGTCGAACTGACCGACGCCGGCGGCACCCTGGCCGGCCGCTACGCCCCCACCGTCCGCAACCCCATCGGCCGGCTGCCCGGCGGCGGGGCGGTCCTCGGCGTCGCCGACGTGGTCGTCGCCAACGACCCGATCACCGGACAGGGCTCCAACTCGGCGTCCAAGTGCGCCGCCGCCTACCTCGCCTCGATCATCGAGCACGGCGACAAGCCGTTCGACGAGGAGTGGATGCAGCAGACCTTCGACCGCTACTGGGAGACGGCGCAGCACGTCACCAAGTGGACGAACACCATGCTCGCCCCGCCCCCCGAGCACGTCCTGAACCTCATCGGCGCCGCCGGCCAGATCCAGCCGGTCGCCGACCGCTTCGCCAACGGCTTCAACAACCCGGCCGACTTCGAGAACTTCTTCTACGACCCGAAGAAGACGGAGGCCTACCTGATGGAGGCCTCGGGCGCCACGGGCGCGTAA
- a CDS encoding C40 family peptidase yields the protein MSGMLLRLACTAAVAAGTVLAPVPAAAVPGPGGPGDRSAAELLTELQTLYREAEKATEAYNATEERLEKQRAETERLEDALARARLSLYDSRGEAGRLARQQYQSSTGISPYVRLLLARDPQGALDQGHLIGQLARERAQTVDRLTGDERKAGELARRARAALDARLALTERHREERDEVRERLREVEELLASLTREELAALAELERAEVARDQEELLASGALGGARTPSGAGDRAVRYAVEQLGKPYEWGAEGPETYDCSGLTSEAWGAAGTPIPRTSQEQWARLERVPLRELRPGDLVVYFPEATHVALYLGDGKVVHAPRPGARIKVSPIAANPVLGAVRPDPDGEPLRRYVPPELPEGAADGSDEGYAGSAAPTAEPAGWAGTPVL from the coding sequence GTGTCAGGAATGCTTCTGCGTCTGGCGTGTACGGCGGCGGTGGCGGCCGGGACCGTTCTCGCACCCGTGCCCGCGGCGGCCGTTCCCGGACCGGGCGGCCCCGGCGACCGCTCCGCCGCCGAGTTGCTGACGGAGCTTCAGACCCTGTACCGGGAGGCCGAGAAGGCCACCGAGGCCTACAACGCCACCGAGGAGCGGCTGGAGAAGCAGCGCGCCGAGACCGAACGGCTGGAGGACGCTCTCGCCCGGGCCCGGCTCTCCCTGTACGACAGCCGGGGCGAGGCCGGGCGACTGGCCCGGCAGCAGTACCAGAGCAGTACCGGGATCTCCCCCTACGTGCGCCTGCTGCTCGCGCGCGATCCGCAGGGCGCCCTCGACCAGGGCCATCTGATCGGGCAGTTGGCGCGGGAGCGGGCCCAGACGGTGGACCGGCTGACCGGCGACGAGCGGAAGGCCGGTGAACTGGCCCGCCGGGCCCGCGCGGCGCTCGACGCCCGGCTCGCCCTCACCGAGCGGCACCGGGAGGAACGGGACGAGGTGCGCGAGCGGCTCCGCGAGGTCGAGGAGCTGCTCGCCTCGCTCACCCGCGAGGAGCTGGCCGCGCTGGCCGAGCTGGAGCGGGCCGAGGTGGCCCGGGACCAGGAGGAGCTGCTCGCCTCCGGCGCGCTCGGCGGCGCGCGCACGCCCTCCGGGGCGGGCGACCGGGCCGTGCGGTACGCCGTGGAGCAGCTCGGGAAGCCGTACGAGTGGGGTGCGGAGGGGCCGGAGACCTACGACTGCTCGGGGCTGACCTCCGAGGCGTGGGGCGCCGCCGGGACGCCCATCCCCCGGACCAGCCAGGAGCAGTGGGCGCGGCTGGAACGCGTCCCGCTCCGGGAGCTGCGGCCGGGGGACCTCGTCGTGTACTTCCCCGAGGCCACGCACGTCGCCCTCTACCTCGGCGACGGCAAGGTGGTGCACGCCCCCCGGCCCGGCGCGCGGATCAAGGTCTCCCCCATCGCGGCCAACCCGGTCCTGGGCGCCGTGCGCCCCGACCCGGACGGGGAGCCCCTGCGCCGGTACGTGCCGCCCGAGCTCCCCGAGGGGGCGGCGGACGGTTCCGACGAGGGGTACGCGGGGTCCGCGGCGCCCACGGCGGAACCGGCCGGGTGGGCGGGGACCCCCGTCCTGTAG
- a CDS encoding roadblock/LC7 domain-containing protein, whose amino-acid sequence MTAPSTFGLSSEARNLHWLLTNLVEEVPGILSVAVVSSDGLLLLSSDHARNAEAREAKAETRTGPRGSAADLATVVSGIGSLTVGASKLMEFGPVKHTMVAMDEGSLFVMSISDGSLLGVHGSADCDMSVVAYHMALFVGRAGHVLTPELRSELRKSLETESTGSPR is encoded by the coding sequence TTGACCGCGCCCAGTACCTTCGGACTGAGCAGTGAGGCCCGCAATCTGCACTGGCTGCTGACCAACCTCGTCGAGGAGGTGCCCGGCATCCTCTCGGTCGCGGTGGTCTCCTCGGACGGCCTGCTGCTCCTCTCCTCCGACCACGCCCGCAACGCCGAAGCCCGCGAGGCGAAGGCGGAGACCCGTACCGGACCGCGCGGCTCCGCCGCCGACCTGGCCACCGTCGTCTCCGGCATCGGCAGCCTCACCGTCGGCGCCTCGAAGCTGATGGAGTTCGGCCCGGTCAAGCACACGATGGTCGCGATGGACGAGGGCAGCCTGTTCGTGATGTCGATCAGCGACGGGTCGCTGCTCGGCGTGCACGGCTCCGCGGACTGCGACATGAGCGTGGTGGCGTACCACATGGCCCTGTTCGTCGGCCGGGCCGGCCACGTCCTCACCCCCGAACTCCGCAGCGAGCTGCGCAAGTCCCTGGAGACCGAGTCCACCGGGAGCCCCCGATGA
- a CDS encoding protein phosphatase 2C domain-containing protein: MRTELVSEPSDPGHPNEDFASVGLPASGQGGSLVVLDGVTPPADGGGCLHSVPWFTARLGGALTELTVSLPDVPLAELLSRALIRTAGSHAATCDLSHPRTPQATVVLARWSPASVEYLVLSDSALLVESPDGTVTAVLDDRLARLPPSALATDALVDSTVRNREGGFFTAAADPSVADRAVTGTLPRDGVRALAALTDGAARWVERFHEGGWADCLALVRKEGPRSLVDRVRTLERADADRLPPRRGKTHDDATVVYVEL; encoded by the coding sequence ATGCGTACGGAACTTGTTTCGGAGCCCAGCGATCCGGGCCACCCCAACGAGGACTTCGCGAGTGTCGGTCTTCCGGCCTCCGGACAGGGCGGTTCGCTCGTCGTGCTGGACGGGGTCACACCGCCGGCGGACGGGGGCGGCTGTCTGCATTCCGTTCCCTGGTTCACCGCGCGCCTCGGCGGAGCCCTGACCGAACTGACCGTTTCACTCCCGGATGTTCCCCTGGCCGAGCTGCTGTCCCGCGCCCTCATCCGTACCGCCGGGAGCCACGCGGCAACCTGTGACCTTTCTCACCCTCGTACGCCCCAGGCCACGGTGGTGCTGGCCCGTTGGTCACCGGCCTCGGTCGAGTACCTGGTCCTGTCCGACTCGGCCCTGCTGGTCGAGTCCCCCGACGGCACGGTGACCGCGGTGCTGGACGACCGGCTGGCCCGGCTGCCCCCCTCGGCCCTGGCGACGGACGCCCTGGTGGACTCCACGGTGCGCAACAGGGAGGGCGGTTTCTTCACGGCGGCGGCGGATCCCTCGGTGGCGGACCGCGCGGTCACCGGCACCCTGCCGCGCGACGGGGTGCGCGCCCTGGCCGCCCTGACGGACGGGGCGGCGCGCTGGGTGGAGCGGTTCCACGAGGGCGGCTGGGCGGACTGCCTCGCCCTCGTCCGCAAGGAGGGGCCGCGCTCCCTGGTGGACCGCGTACGGACCCTGGAGCGGGCGGACGCGGACCGGCTGCCGCCGCGGCGGGGCAAGACCCACGACGACGCGACGGTGGTCTACGTGGAGCTGTGA
- a CDS encoding DUF742 domain-containing protein yields MSSTSRKRLPVRGGDRKPARVRPYSLTGGRTRFGHVLLVETFVGSTAALEAAEERRELTSGGLSAIMPEMRAIVELCRRMRTVAEIAALLKMPLGVVRVLLSDLADQGKIRVYGTGTGHGTGRPDRALLERVLSGLRRL; encoded by the coding sequence ATGAGCAGTACGTCCAGGAAGCGACTGCCGGTCCGCGGCGGTGACCGCAAACCCGCCCGGGTCCGCCCCTACTCGCTCACCGGCGGCCGCACCCGCTTCGGCCACGTCCTGCTCGTGGAGACCTTCGTCGGCAGCACGGCCGCGCTGGAGGCCGCCGAGGAGCGCAGGGAACTGACGAGCGGCGGGCTCTCGGCGATCATGCCGGAGATGCGGGCCATCGTCGAACTGTGCCGCCGTATGCGTACGGTGGCCGAGATCGCCGCGCTGCTGAAGATGCCGCTCGGCGTGGTCCGCGTGCTCCTGAGCGACCTCGCGGACCAGGGAAAGATCCGTGTCTACGGAACGGGGACCGGCCACGGCACGGGCCGCCCGGACCGCGCGCTGCTGGAAAGGGTGCTGAGTGGACTCCGTCGTCTCTGA
- a CDS encoding DUF3291 domain-containing protein — protein MTASAAAHELAQVNIARLKAPLDSPQLKDFVDHLDPVNADADAADGFVWRLVGEGDDATDVPVFGDSWLIVNMSVWRDADALTAYVYRGRHREMLARRREWFERIQEAVTALWWVPAGHRPTVAEAEARLLHLRANGPTPYAFTLRTPFPPGASAPVAGEVPEGLGCSA, from the coding sequence ATGACCGCATCCGCTGCCGCGCACGAACTCGCCCAGGTGAACATCGCCCGCCTCAAGGCGCCGCTGGACTCCCCGCAGCTGAAGGACTTCGTCGACCACCTCGACCCGGTGAACGCGGACGCCGACGCCGCCGACGGCTTCGTCTGGCGCCTGGTGGGCGAGGGGGACGACGCGACCGACGTGCCGGTCTTCGGCGACTCCTGGCTGATCGTCAACATGTCGGTGTGGCGGGACGCCGACGCCCTGACCGCGTACGTGTACCGGGGCCGCCACCGGGAGATGCTGGCACGCCGCAGGGAGTGGTTCGAGCGGATCCAGGAGGCGGTCACGGCGCTGTGGTGGGTTCCGGCGGGCCACCGCCCGACGGTCGCCGAGGCGGAGGCGCGGCTGCTGCACCTGCGCGCCAACGGCCCGACGCCGTACGCCTTCACGCTGCGGACGCCCTTCCCGCCGGGGGCGTCGGCGCCGGTGGCCGGCGAGGTACCGGAGGGGCTGGGCTGCTCGGCCTGA
- a CDS encoding ATP/GTP-binding protein has protein sequence MDSVVSDAARGVSPLVEGDEPLLPWQTDRTRAPIATKIVVAGGFGVGKTTLVTSVSEITPLQTEALMTEASEETDDLTATPGKLTTTVAMDFGRITLDDDLVLYLFGTPGQQRFWFMWDDLVRGAIGAVVLADTRRLKDCFPALDYFESCGLPYVVAVNHFDGSDLFEPEDVREALTIPRHIPVMIMDARSRITVIETLLALVGHALDETPE, from the coding sequence GTGGACTCCGTCGTCTCTGACGCCGCTCGAGGCGTCTCCCCGCTCGTCGAGGGCGACGAGCCGTTGCTGCCCTGGCAGACGGACCGCACCCGCGCCCCGATCGCCACGAAGATAGTCGTGGCGGGCGGCTTCGGCGTCGGAAAGACCACGCTGGTCACCTCCGTCTCGGAGATCACGCCGCTGCAGACCGAGGCGCTGATGACCGAGGCGAGCGAGGAGACCGACGACCTCACCGCCACGCCGGGCAAGCTCACCACCACCGTGGCCATGGACTTCGGCCGCATCACGCTCGACGACGACCTGGTGCTCTACCTCTTCGGCACCCCCGGTCAGCAGCGGTTCTGGTTCATGTGGGACGACCTGGTGCGCGGCGCGATCGGCGCCGTCGTCCTGGCCGACACCCGGCGCCTGAAGGACTGCTTCCCGGCGCTGGACTACTTCGAGAGCTGCGGGCTGCCGTACGTCGTCGCGGTCAACCACTTCGACGGCAGCGACCTGTTCGAGCCGGAGGACGTGCGGGAGGCCCTGACCATCCCGCGCCACATACCTGTCATGATCATGGATGCGCGCAGCCGGATCACCGTGATCGAGACCCTCCTGGCCCTGGTGGGCCACGCGCTCGACGAAACCCCCGAGTAG
- a CDS encoding TetR/AcrR family transcriptional regulator has product MTPQAPTPAYRRLSVEERRSQLLDAALSLFAHRAPEEVSLDDVAEAAGVSRPLVYRYFPGGKQQLYEAALRSAADELRHCFDEPHEGPLLPRLSRALDRYLAFVDQHGTGFSALLQGGSVVETSRTTAIVDGVRRAAAEHIVSHLGVAEPGPRLRMTVRMWITAVEAASLIWLDEDKRPPVDELRDWLVEQFVAVLEVTARRDAQTEELVRELAADL; this is encoded by the coding sequence ATGACCCCGCAGGCCCCCACCCCCGCCTACCGGCGGCTCAGCGTCGAGGAACGCCGCAGCCAGCTGCTCGACGCCGCGCTGTCCCTCTTCGCCCACCGCGCCCCGGAAGAGGTGTCCCTGGACGACGTGGCGGAGGCGGCCGGGGTGTCACGCCCCCTGGTGTACCGGTACTTCCCGGGCGGCAAGCAGCAACTGTACGAGGCCGCCCTGAGGTCGGCCGCCGACGAGCTGCGGCACTGCTTCGACGAGCCGCACGAGGGCCCGCTGCTGCCCCGGCTGTCCCGGGCCCTCGACCGCTACCTGGCCTTCGTCGACCAGCACGGCACCGGGTTCAGCGCGCTGCTGCAGGGCGGGAGCGTCGTGGAGACCTCCCGCACGACCGCGATCGTCGACGGGGTGCGGCGGGCCGCCGCCGAGCACATCGTCAGCCATCTCGGGGTGGCCGAGCCCGGGCCCCGGCTGCGGATGACCGTCCGGATGTGGATCACGGCCGTCGAGGCGGCCTCGCTGATCTGGCTCGACGAGGACAAGCGGCCGCCGGTGGACGAACTGCGGGACTGGCTCGTGGAGCAGTTCGTGGCGGTGCTGGAGGTGACCGCGCGACGCGACGCGCAGACCGAGGAGCTGGTCCGGGAGCTGGCCGCGGACCTCTGA
- a CDS encoding diiron oxygenase has product MTTLTEADALDGLRDALGPLKDREQVAQRLLDSSAKHSFDPDKELDWDAPFEEGKWFWPPELVSLYDTPLWKRMSEEQRILLSQHEAAALASLGIWFEIILMQLLVRHIYDKSATSAHVRYALTEIEDECRHSKMFARLITHGGTPWYPVSRVHQHLGRLFKTISTTPGSFTATLLGEEVLDWMQRLTFPDERVQPLIRGVTRIHVIEEARHVRYAREELRRQMVTAPKWSQEFTRITSGEFARVFSVAFVNPDVYANVGLDRREAMAQVRASGHRRDVMQQGSKRLTDFLDDIGVLRGVGRKLWKSSGLLA; this is encoded by the coding sequence ATGACGACCCTGACGGAAGCCGACGCGCTCGACGGCCTGCGTGACGCGCTCGGCCCGCTCAAGGACCGCGAGCAGGTGGCCCAGCGGCTGCTCGACTCTTCCGCCAAGCACTCCTTCGACCCGGACAAGGAGCTGGACTGGGACGCGCCCTTCGAGGAGGGCAAGTGGTTCTGGCCGCCCGAGCTGGTGTCGCTGTACGACACCCCGCTGTGGAAGCGGATGAGCGAGGAGCAGCGCATCCTGCTCTCCCAGCACGAGGCCGCCGCGCTCGCCTCGCTCGGCATCTGGTTCGAGATCATCCTCATGCAGCTGCTGGTGCGGCACATCTACGACAAGTCCGCCACGAGCGCGCACGTCCGCTACGCGCTCACCGAGATCGAGGACGAGTGCCGGCACTCCAAGATGTTCGCCCGGCTGATCACCCACGGCGGCACCCCCTGGTACCCGGTGAGCCGGGTCCACCAGCACCTCGGCCGGCTGTTCAAGACGATCTCCACCACCCCGGGCTCCTTCACGGCGACCCTGCTCGGCGAGGAGGTCCTGGACTGGATGCAGCGGCTGACCTTCCCCGACGAGCGGGTCCAGCCGCTGATCCGGGGCGTCACGCGCATCCACGTCATCGAGGAGGCGCGGCACGTGCGCTACGCCCGCGAGGAGCTGCGCCGCCAGATGGTGACCGCGCCGAAGTGGTCGCAGGAGTTCACCCGCATCACCTCGGGCGAGTTCGCCCGCGTCTTCTCCGTGGCGTTCGTGAACCCCGACGTCTACGCCAACGTCGGCCTGGACAGGCGCGAGGCCATGGCCCAGGTCAGGGCCAGCGGCCACCGCCGGGACGTGATGCAGCAGGGCTCCAAGCGGCTGACCGACTTCCTGGACGACATCGGGGTGCTGCGGGGCGTCGGACGGAAGCTGTGGAAGTCGTCCGGACTGCTGGCGTAG